The genomic stretch CTTATTGTTCCCTATCGTTGCACCCTTACAATGGCTTTTGCTGGGACAAAGAATTGGTGGGCGAAGACGAATTTGGGTACTTAGGAGCGTCAGAAATTGAACCCATAGGTTTGGGAAGCGAATTTAGTGCCGGTGACTGAGTTCAAAGCGCTAAAAAGGATTTCagcttacatagccgaaaacaagcAGCAATCAGCCTTGGAGGCCGAAGTAAaaaacatggttgtcgaagccagTAAATATTCTCATCAAATAGGTCTTGGAAAGGACTTTGATCTAATGCCACCTGATAAGGTTCAAAACGAAGATCAAGGCCATAGGCTCGACGTTATCTACGATGATGAGCCTTTGGGTTTCGAGAAAGATCCGCTAGCAATAAATGTTAAAATGCTGGCTTAAGATCCACTTGAGGAAGTAGACTTGGGAGGTGGATTGATAAAAAGGCCGACTTACATTAGTGCCAATATCAACCCTCAACTCAAAGTCGAAGTAGTCCAGTTGTTGAAGGAGTTCAAAGACTGTTTCGCACGGACTATGACAAGATGCCTAGTTTGAGCAGAGATCTAGGCGAACTGAAGCTTCCAATCAAGCCTGGAAAGAAGCCTATCAAGCAGAACCCTAGGCGATTTGCACCTGTAATACTCTcaaagatcaaagaggaggtcGAAAGGCTTCTTCATTGTAACTTCATTCGTACATCTAGGTATGTCGATTGGTtagccaatattgtgcctgttaTTAAAAAAATGGTACTCTGAGGGTTTCCATAGACTTTAGAGATTTAAATACTGCAACCCCAAATGATGAATATTCAATGTCGATGGCAGAAATGCTAGTCGATTTCGTTGTAGGCCATGGGTATCTTAGCATGCTCGATGGAtattctggatataatcaaatatttattgCGGAAGAGGATGTCCCAAAAACAACATTTCGAAGCCCTGGAGCCTTAGGCACCTACGAATGGGTGGTAATGCCTTTTGGCttgaaaaatgttggggcaacctaccagagagcaatgaattcgatcttccatgATTTCATAGAGACTTTTATGCAAATTTACATAGATGATATTTTcattaagtctgtttcagggaagAGCCATATAGACCATCTTCGACGGTACTTCGAAAAGATGAGAAGACATGGTTTGAAAATGAATCCTCtaaaatgcactttttgtgtgcATGCAAGGGATTTCTTAGGCTCTGTGGTCCATAAAAAGGGAATTGAAATAAACCAGAACAAGACCAAGGCTataatggaggcgaaagcgccatcGACAAAGAAAGAATTGCAGTCACTACTGGGCAAGATCAATTTCCGGAGGAGATtcatctcaaaccttagtggGAAGACACGATATTTTTCGCCATTACTTCGACTAAACAAGGAAGGATTTAAATGGGGGCAGACTCAATAATAAGCATTCGATAAAATTAAAGAATACTTGAGTCATCCACCAATCATGACACCTCCTTGCAGAAATAGgagtatgagattgtacatatCTGCATCTGGCAAGACTTTAGGGAGCATGTTGActcaagaggatgataatggcATCGAAAGAGCCATCTAGTACCTCAGTAGGGtcttaaatgatgcagaaactaggtatagcatagttgaaaatttgtgtttatgcttgtatttcttttgtacaaagttgaagcattatataaaacctgttgatgtttatgtttcatctcatttAGACATCATGAAACATATGTTGTCCAAGCCAATTTTTCACAGTCGAATTGGAAAGTGGGCGTTATTGTTAACTGAATATTCCTTAACGTATATTCCATTAAAGGCTGTTAAGGGACAAGTGGTAGAAAATTTTATAGTCGGCCACTCCATAGCTGTGAATGCACTGGACTATCTCTAAATAGAACCTTGGAAGTTGTACTTCGGTGGGTCTAGTCACAAAGATGGAACATGCATAGAAGTTTTAATTATTTCTCCcaataaaattccaacaaaactcaAGTATAAATTGGAGGGCCTTTGCTCGAACAATGAAGTTGAATATGAAGCCCTCACAGCTAGACTTGAAatattgttggaattgggggAAACTCGAGTCAAAATAATGGGTGAGTCAGAGTTAGTTATAAAACAGATCACAAAAGATTACAAATGTATCAAGGAGAATTTAATTATGTACTTCATAATAACCAGTCGATTGCTAAAAAGATTCGAGATGGCTAAAATTCGACATATACCTCGATTGGAAAATCAAGTGGCTAATGATTTGGCTCAAATTGCATCTGGGCAcacaatttaaaaaaaaactgCAAAAGTCATCGAAATCAGAAGAAAAGTTGTATCAACCAGATTATCCCCATCATACTAAGAAAAGACAAAGTTGGGATACGCTGATGAAGAAAACTTCGAAATATTGGCAATAGACAATCTGACAGACGGAGGTTGGAGGAAACCAATAGTGGAATATCTATAGAATCTAACGACACCTTCTGATCAAAAAACCAGGTATCGAATGTTAAGTTATTTTCTTTTGGGATTGGATTTGTTCAAGAAGTCTTCTGAGGGAGTCTTGCTTAAGTGCCTTAGTGAGTCAAAGCCATATTTAGCCCTTTAGACTGTCCATAGTGGGGCACACCAAGTTGTCCATAAGATGAAATGAATCTTATTTCTCCAAGGGATGTACTGGCCTACCATActgaaagattgcattgaatttgaAAAAGGATGCCAAGAATGTCAGGTACACGCAGGTATACAACATGTCCCTGCGAGAGAATTGCACTCTATAATCAAACCTTGACCATTTAGAGGTTGGGATTTGGATCtaattggggaaattcgaccacCATCATCTAAGAATCAGAGGTATATCCTGGTGGGCATTAATTAATTTACGAAATGGATCGAAGTTATACCTTTACCAAATGTAAACCAAGAAGATGTGATCGATTTTATCTAGAAACCTattatttatagatttggaatcccaGAGATTGTCACAACAAATCAAGGGTCAGTatttactggtcgaaagatgcaagaatttGCTAAAGAAATGGGTTTCAAATTGTTAACTTCGACGACATATTATGCTCAAGCTAATGGACAGGTCGAAGCCTCTAATAAGGTGTTTATTGGtttgattaagaagcatgtggggaaGAAGCCTAGAAATTGGCACAAAACTTTAGATCAGATTTTGTGTGCATGTCATACTTCTCCCAAGGAAGCCACGAATTCGACCCCATTTCAACTGACTTTTGGTCATGATGCAGTTCTACCAGTAGAAATTTACCTATAATCCACAAGAAttcaaaggcatcatgaaattcCATCATAATCATATCAGAACATGATGTTGGATGAATTAGTTGATCTAGATGAAGAAAGACTAAATGCCTTGGAGTTATTAAAATGGAAGAAGAAGAGCGTAGAGAACTCTTATAACAAGAAGGTAAAAATCAAAACATTTTCGCCTGAAGACTTGGTCTGGAAAGTGGtccttccaatggatcgaaaGGAATGGACCTTAGGGAAGTGGTCTCCCAAGTGGGAATGCCCTTTTCAAATTTTGCAAGTGTTCCCTAATGGTGCCTATGAGATTGAGGAACTTAATGAAGACAAAAGAATCTTGAGATTAAATGGGAAATATTTAAAAAAGTATAGGCCAGCGCTCtaggaaataaaaataaaaaacgaGTAATTGTGTATAAGTTAAGTAGAGCCAATATGGTAAAAGGTGCCAAAATGGTTTAAATTTGATTTAAAGGCCCAAGGGGCTAATATTCATTACAATTAAGATTGATACTCATTACATCAAAATAGGCAAAATGTAAAGGAGACTAAAACTAAAAAGGAAGATTGGCCTTGATCTGAAGGTACTTTTCTTTGAGAAGTTCCAGACGCTTCTCACATAAAGACCTTTTCGACCGGAGAAGTTTAATTTCAGATTCAAGTTTTCGAGCTTTTTCGACAAACTCCATGCCGAATTCTAGTTCTTTAGCCATCAAAGCATAATCAAATTCTAGGAGTTCACTTTTTCTTCTTTCAGCTTCAGAGATTTTTGCCTGCAGTTCTTCTATTTGTTTTCTCCACGAAGAAATATCACGATCATGACCTTCGATCTTTTCTTTATTCTTTTGTTTCGACTGCTCCAATTCCATCGCCTTGTTGGTTGACTCAGTGGCGACATCCCAAGAAGCTGCCTCAGAACCAACTTTTTTTTTATCTCTCATGTTAGCTGAGGTAATAGCTTATGATCTTCGACAACTTGGTCGATCATAATGCATATCTCCAAGATAACATTGGCCACTTCAAGAGAAGCTTCTAGCAAATTGACTTGATTAAGAAGAGCCCTCAAGGTTAAGGGGGGAGAAGGATCAGCTAACAGCAGCAGGAATAGGTCACCCTTAAAGATCTTTTCCTTAATTTTTTAAAGCACTTCGTCCGCAGGCGTACTCGAAGGTTGATCATCAGATGCCAAAGCAGTGCTAAGGCTTTTCTAGGAAGAACTTTCCCTGAAGCTTAACATATCTTTCAGATATTCAAGGGGTTGGCTTCATTCAGAATAGCCAGTTCTTCTGCAGAGAGACCCCCAATACTAGTCGAAACTTTGCCTGTTGGAATAGCTGCAATGGTTGGAGTGGCAAGAGTTTGACTCTGAGCCTGTCCTTCGCCTATGTCCCGGCCGCCTCGTCATTATTGTCCCCTTTTTCGAAGCCTTCATCATTGTCACCAATAGGGATTGTCACCCTCTTGCTGGGGATCGTCTGTTCCTTCGATGTTGCGTGAATCGTCTCCAGGATTGTCTCCAACTTGAACTTCTTCATCCACCACCATGGTATCTTGGTTCACTCCAGCATCGTCTTTTTCGTTTGAATTAGCTTCATGATTAGAACCGCTGGTTTGAGAGTGTTTAGTAGTGGTATTTGGTGGTGAAGTATCAAGCTCACTAGAAAGGGGTTAATTGATTTCACTGATGGAGCTTTTTTCAGATGAAGGTCGATAGGTGGGTTTGCCAGCGCTATTTAGGACATCTGCTATAGAAGCTGGCATAGAGGAAGTTGTAGCTTTGGTTCGAACAACAATGCTTGCGCCACCCTGAAATCAAAACAATCGAAAAATGAGTGGTGAAAGACAGTAAATGAACTAATTAAGATAGAGGGAAGTTGTTTTACCTTGTCTCCTTCGACCCCAGGGCTCGAGTTATCACTTTCACTTTGAGTCGCTTCTATCTTCGCCAT from Lathyrus oleraceus cultivar Zhongwan6 chromosome 7, CAAS_Psat_ZW6_1.0, whole genome shotgun sequence encodes the following:
- the LOC127102917 gene encoding uncharacterized protein LOC127102917 yields the protein MRDKKKVGSEAASWDVATESTNKAMELEQSKQKNKEKIEGHDRDISSWRKQIEELQAKISEAERRKSELLEFDYALMAKELEFGMEFVEKARKLESEIKLLRSKRSLCEKRLELLKEKYLQIKANLPF